The Clostridium beijerinckii genomic sequence AATAAAATTAATAAGAATGATGCCAGAAGGAATAATTATAAAAATAGCAAAAAAAATAGTAGATAATTATATAAGAAAATATGCTAATATAACTGTTAATGGAGCAGATAATATAGATAAAGTAAAAAAACCAAGAATATTTGTATGTAATCACTTGAGTAATTCGGATGGATTAGTTTTATCAAAAATGCTAAAAGAGAAAAGTGATCCTCATTTTGTAATGGGAATAAAATTGTCAGAAGATCCAATAACGAAATTAGGAACTCAGATAGTGAAGAACATACCAATAAAGCCTAATTCTGCTGATAAGGAAGCTATTACAAGAGTTGTTAAAACTCTTAAAGAGGGAAATGATATTTTAATATTTCCTGAAGGTACTAGGAGTAGGACAGGTGCTATGATAGAAGGTAAAAAGGGAATTCTGTTATTTGCAAGGATGGCGAAAGCAGAAATAATTCCAATTGGTATGTCTGGAACAGATAAGTTATTACCTATAAGTAAAAGTGGTGATATGGGAGCAGAGAAATGGCAACATGCTGATGTTACTATAAATATAGGTGAAAAAATTGTATTTCCTGCTAAAGAAAAGGATGAAGACAAACATGAATATGATAATAAATGTATGGATATCCTAATGAGGAGTATAGCTAGTCTTTTACCTGAAAGTTATAGAGGAATTTATAAGTAAGGAGATTACAAAAGATATGAAAGCAAGGACAAAAAAAATTGTAGATATATTAAAAGAGACATATCCAGATGCAAAATGTGAATTGAATTATGAAACACCACTACAATTGCTGATAGCTACAATATTGTCTGCTCAAACAACAGATAAAAAAGTAAATGAGGTAACAAAAGATTTATTTAAGGATTATCCAGATTTAGATTCACTTTTAACATTAACGAATGAGGAACTTGAAAAACGGATAAAACAAATAGGTTTATATAGAAATAAATCTAAAAATTTAATACTTATGTTCAATCAACTTAAGGAAAAATTTAACGGAGAAGTCCCAAAGACAATGGAAGAAATAACTTCACTTGCTGGAGCGGGAAGAAAAACTGCTAATGTTGTTTTATCAAATGCCTTTAATGTACCATCTATTGCTGTAGATACACATGTTTTTAGAGTATCGAATAGATTAAAACTTGCAGATTCGGAAAATGTTTTAGAAGTTGAAAAACAATTACAAAAAGAACTACCAAAGAAAGAGTGGACTCTTATGCATCATCTACTTATATTTCATGGAAGAAGATGTTGTAGTGCTAGAAATCCTAAGTGTGGGGAATGTCCAATAAGGGATTTATGTAGTTATGATAATAAAACTAACAGATAAAAGAATAGTTATAAAATTTTCACGAACCACAATTAAGACAATTTATAGTCAAAGTGGTTCTTTTAATTGTGCTGTTAATTTAATAAAATAAAGATAAGTTAGAATGAATAAATTTAATTAACGGGAAATATTAATAAGTATTTTGGAGGTAATCTATGAAAATTGGAGTTATAATGGGTGGTATATCATCAGAAAGAGAGATATCATTGCAAAGTGGAAAATCTATAATTGAAAATATAAACAAGGAAAAGTATGAAGTGTTACCAATTGTAATAGATAAAAAAGAAGATATAATAAATAAATCTAAAGGGATAGATTTCGCACTTTTAGCTTTACATGGCCAATTTGGGGAGGATGGAACAGTTCAATCAGTGCTTCAAACACTAGGTATACCATATTCAGGGTGTGGACCTTTAAGTAGTGCTATGTGCATGGATAAAGACGTATCAAAATCCGTTTTAGAGGCAAATGGGATTAGAACTGCTTCTTGGATTAATTTAAGAAAAGATGATAATATAGATTTCAATAAAATAAATGAATTAGGATATCCAGTTGTAGTAAAACCTACTCATGGTGGATCAAGTGTTGCAACATTTATAGTTAAAGAAGATAAGGAAATTGAAAACTGTGTTTCAGAAGCTTTTAAATGGGATAGTGAAGTTATGATAGAAAAATTTATAAAAGGTGATGAAATAACTTGTCCTGTATATAATAATAAAATGCTTCCAGTAATTGCAATTAAGCCTAAGGCTGAATTCTTTGACTTTACATCTAAATATCAAGATGGAGGGGCAGAAGAAATAGTGGTTGAGCTAGAAGCAGAGTTACACAAGGAAGTAGAAAAGATGGCGTTAGAAACTTATAAGGCACTTAAATGCGAAGTGTATTCTAGAGTTGATATGATAGTTACAGAGGAAGGTGTACCATACATTTTAGAAATAAATACTCTTCCAGGAATGACTAAAAATAGCCTAATTCCTAAAAGTGCAGCAGCTTTGAATATAGGATTTTCAGAACTAATAGATATGATCATACAGGATTCATTGAAAATAAGCAGATAGTATATGAAGTATAAAACTTTTTGAATATTTATAACATTAAAATTGAAAAACTACTTGTTTAAGAATACCTTAGACAAGTAGTTTTTATCATAATTTCTATTGAAAACAATCTGCAAATCTTCCTGTAAAACCTTTTAGAAAATATAACTTATATTAAGACAACTTAGTTATTGTTTTTTTTTGCAATCTTTACATACGCCCTTCATAACCAAGTCATGATCTGTTAAAGTGAAGCCAGTCGCATTTTGAACTAATTCCTGAATTTGAAGCATAGGGCAAGGAATTTCAACTTCTTTGTGACATATATCACATTCCAAATGATGCCTATGAGTTTTTCCTTTTAGCTTATATGAAAAGACTCCATCATTTAGAGTTATTTTTTCAATAATTTCTTTTTCTTCAAATAATTCTAAAGTTCTATAAACCGTGCTCAAATTTATATTTATATTATTGCTTTTATAAATCTGATATATTTTTTCAGCTGACAAACTGTTTTCAGAATTTTTTAATATACTTAGGATTTCTGTTCTTCCTTTAGTTATTTTAATTCCTTTATTTTTAAGAATTTCCTTTGGTTCCATTTTCATATCCCCTAACAGCTAAATATTAAATATATTATATCACATATATTTAATATCTTAAAAAAATATCATCTTAAAACCAAAAAATATAAGAGCTATCCCGCCAAAAAAGTTAGCATACGTTGTAACAAATTTTATTTTTTTAATATATCTACACATAAAAAATCCTACTGTACATGTAAATAAAGTGATTAATCCAATCAAAATTGAATCAACACAAAGTAGTAGATTGTATGAAATCTCATGAAATGCAGTGAATCCTATAACTAATGCATCTATACTAACGGATATTCCAAGTATTAAACAAGTAGTATTCTTTATTAAAATTTCAGTTTCTTTTTCCTTAAAGCCATCTATTATTATAAGAATTCCTACGATTGCCATAATTATTCCACCAGCAATGGAAGGTATACATGTAATATAAGTATCAAATAAATATCCTAAACTTCCACCTACATATGTAAATAAAAACTGAAAGAATGCAAATGATAATAAAAACTTTATTTTATGGATTCTATTAATTCTAGGATTTAGACCGATTCCTAATGTTACGCCAAAAGCATCCATGGCCAGTGCAATTCCTATTATTATAATGTCGTACAAATTCATTTTCTCTTCCTCCTTTAAAATTAGACTTACTCTATAATAATTAAAGTTTTTTTAATATATGCAAAAATTTTAAAAAAAGTCTTTATTAAATCTTTTTTTTGTTGTATATTAATAAATAGTGTATTACTATTGGCTAAATAGTATAGCATATTTAACCAAATTAGTATAGCAAACAAGGAGGAAATTTCATGTCAAATTGTATAATAGCTCAATCTGGGGGGCCAACAGCAGTAATTAATTCAAGTGTAGTAGGACTTTTAAATGCTAATAAAGAACTAAAAACTTTTGAAAAAGTTTATGGAGGCCTAAATGGTATTGAGGGTATATTAAATAGAAATATAATTGATTTGTCATCAGTTTCAGAAAATGAAATAGATAATTTTAGATTTACTCCATCTTCAGGACTTGGATCTTGTAGGTATAAATTAAAAGATTTAGATTCTTGTAGTGAAGAATATGAAAGTTTAATAGAAATACTTAGAGAATATGATATAACGTCATTCTTTTATGTTGGTGGGAATGATTCTATGGATACCATAGCAAAGCTTTCACGATATGCAAAACAAAATGACATTGGAATAAGTTTTATAGGTATACCTAAAACTATTGATAATGATTTAAAATTCACTGATCATACTCCTGGCTTTGGCAGCGCAGCAAAATTCATTGGAACAACAGCGCTTGAGACATATTTAGATGCATCAGTGTACATAAACAACGGTATATTTATTTTAGAAACAATGGGAAGGGATACAGGATGGCTTGCAGCTTCTGCATGTATTGCAAAGCTTGATGGAAAACCAATTGCAGATTTTATATATCTTCCTGAAGCAGCTTTTGATAAAATTAAATTTTTAAATGATGTTAGGCAAAGATTTGAAGAACAAAATAAAGTGTATATAATTGTATCAGAAGGAATAAGAGATAAAGATGGAAGATTCATTTCTGAATTTGATTGTGTTTCTCAAGATAAATTTGGACACGTTCAATTAGGAGGTGTATCTGAATACTTAAGAAGGATAATTCTTGATGCTGGATTTACAACAAGAGTAAAAGCACTACAACTTGGGGTTCTTCAACGTTGTGCAATGCATTGTGCTTCAGACACTGATTTAACAGAAGCGTATAATGCTGGAAAGATGGCTTTACAATATGCTTCACAAGGAGAATCAGGGAAAATGGTTAGCATTAACAGGTTATCTAATGAGCCTTATGAAGTGAATTACCCATTAGTTAATGCAGAAGATGTAGCAAATAATGTTAAGTATTTCCCTATAGAATGGATTAATAAAGAAGGTAATTTTGTAACACCTGAAGCGTGCTCATATTTTGAGCCATTAATCAAAGATTCTCCTAATTTAGCTTTTGAGAGAAATCTTCCAAAATATAAGGTATTTAATCAATAGATAATAAGTATAAAATCGTAAGCTTAGATGTTTTAATATTTAACTAATAGAAGGATGTATATATGAAGAATTTCATTTATACATCCTATAAATTAATAGAATTTTCAATAGTATAATAAATTTTATTATACTATTTATTTTTAGTTCTAAATCAAGAAAATTTGTTATTTTATTTTTCGTAAAGAGATATCTTCTAATACATTTAAAAAGGTATCAACTTCTTCAATTGAATTATATAATGCAAAACTTACTCGTATCATTCCTAACATTTTTTTATCTGGATTATCAAGGAATTCTTTAGCTTCATCTTCACTTACGTTCATGAGCCTTCTACAATATGGATGGGAACAAAACCAGCCATGTCTTACAGAAATTCCTTTCTTTTTAGCCAAGATATCAGCTACATCATGATGATACATATCCTCTATATTAAAGGTAGCAATTCCAAGCCTATCACTGATGTTTTCAGTATCTCCATAGTTCATAATTTTAGGGATTTTCTTAAGTCCTTCTATAGTGTGCTCTAAAAGAAGTCTTTCATGTTTTTCTATATAGTCGTATCCAATGGTATTAATAACTCGTAATGAATTAACTAAGCTCATTACACCCAAAAAATTTGGTGTTCCTGCTTCATTCTTCTCTGGTGGTGTAAGAAACTTAACCTCTCTATCCATTACTAATTCAACGGTTCCACCACCTAAATAATCTGGATCTGCATCCATGAAATCCTCTTTTAATCCTATTATGACTCCTATACCAAAGGGAGAATAAATTTTGTGCGACGAAAATACTAAGAAATCAATTTGATCATCATCTGTATCCCCGCTAATATTAACTCTTGTGTGTGGTACAAGTTGTGCACCATCTACAATCAATTTGGCACCATATTTATGAACCAGTTTTGCTATAAAATGAATATGATTTATATAACCAGTTACATTAGAAGCTCCAGTAAGAGATACATATTTTATTTTACCATTGCTTTTCTTTAGTTTCTCTTCCAACTCTTCAAGTTTAAGTCTGCCTTGTTGATCTACTTCGATATAATCAACGTTACCTCTTTTTCGCCAAGGCAAATCATTTGAATGATGCTCCATTCTAGAGGTTAATACTATTTCGTCTGGAGTTTTAGTAAGAGTTTTTGCTAGTTTGTTTATACCTTCAGTTGTATTACTAACGTATATTACAACATATTTATCTTTATCTTTTACATTGAAAAAATCCAATAAAAAATTTTTAGATTCTTTATATAAATTGGTGGTTATTTCAGCTTTTTGACCTGTTCCTCGTCCTATAGAAGCATAAGTATTGCTCAATTGTTTTATATATTCAATACTTGACTTAATAGGCGGAGTTGTAGCTGCATTATCAAAATTTATTCCATCTATACAGTTTCCATCTGAATCACACACTTTTTCATCTAATCCAACAAATAAGTCTTTAATGTTTTCCTTATTTTCTATCTTCATATGCATCTCCTCCAATATATATATTATTCCTATAATATATTTATTGTTCGCTTAAGAGGGCTGTAAAATTCATATCTTTTTCTTTCCATTTTGTACTATATATAATTGTTATGCATATTAATTAAGAGAAGCAAATATTATTTATTTATAGGAGGTAGTTTAAAATGAACCCTGATAAGAAGTATATGTCTCAAGTCAGCTCGAGTGATAACGATATTAGATTTGTTCCACCAGCATTTATGAGTACAAATATCTACGAAAAAGCTTCGTTTGGTATTGATGATAATAATCGTAATTTAGATTTATTTCCTTCCGAAACAGGCATGCCTGAATTATGTTATTATTCCGATAATCAAAATGAGGGAATTAGTAGTGGTCTCAATTTTAATAACATAGCTAATAATGAAATACCTACTACTTTTGATGCACTAAGAGGTCTTGATTTAGATTTAAATGAAGAAGATCTTGAAAGAAATAATTCTGATAATGATGTGAATAAAATTTATGCTAGAATTGAAAGAAGACATCCAGGAATATTCGCGACTCTTTATTCATATAGAATTCCTCGTCCGATAGTTAGAGTAATTATAAAAAGGTTGATAAAACTTACATTAGCATATTGCGATAAAAATAATAACTATTAATAACCAGTTTAACATACAAAAATATCTTGAAGATTTACAACTACTATAATGTAAAATCTTTAAGATATTTCTTTACATAGCTTTTAAAAATAGGTTTCAATATATATGAGTTACACGCTTATCATAGCTAAAATTTTTTTAAAAAGTATTGGTTTTATACTTTCGATATCTGTTGGTTCTTTCAATATTATAGTAGTAAAACATATGCTGCCAACTAATTCAAAAATCATAAATAATGTCATTTCAGCTTCTTCTTCGTTCATTCCTGATTTAGTTAGGTTTTTTACAAAAATATCTAGAACTTTCTTTACATCATTATAAGCTTCTGGTTTCATTATTGCCTTTCTATAAAGTCCCCATGAAATATTCTTATTAATTAGCTTCAACAGAGAAACATTATCTTTTAAATAATTTATTATATAATCAATAAAGAATAGTGTACGTTCTTTAAAATCTTTGCTTCCAAAAGCATTTGTTTTAGCTAATCCTTCTCGTATTATTTCATTACTTTTTTGAAGAATTAATTTATTTAAAATATCGTATTTATCACTGAAATACAGATAAAAAGTTCCTTTTGCTACTTTTGCATTCTTAGTTATATCATCGATCGAAGTTTTTTCTATGCCATTTTTAAGAAATAAATCATATGCCGCTAAAAATAACTCTTCCTCTTTTAATTGTTTTTTATTCTGGGTAAGAGATTTGTTGTTATTCTTTAAAGTCATATTTTGCCTCCAAATTACGTGTTTAACTTATTATAAAGCAAATTAAATAATAATCCAAATTTTACGTAGCGATAATAAAAAATTATCAATTAACTCTTAATATAGTTAAATTGATATAACACCGATAAGATAGTATAATTTAGTAGAGAAAATTTAGTTAAACTATTAATCCATGATATATAGGATTTACGTTTTAATATTAAATTAAACCTTTATAGTTTAAATTCTGGATTTTCGTATGAAATACTGGAGGATAAAAAATGATTGTATTAAGTTGTAAAAATATATGTAAAAGTTATGGTATAAATACTATTTTGAAAGATGTAACATTTTCAATAAATGAAGGAGATAAGGTTGGTATAATTGGATCAAATGGAGAAGGAAAAACAACCTTGTTTAAGATATTATCAAAAGAAATTACGCAAGATGATGGAGAAGTCTTTATAGATAAAAATAAATCTTTGGGTTATCTTGCTCAACATTTAGCATTAGATTCATGCAAAACGATTTATGATGAAATGCTCATTGTTTTTGAAGATCTCCAAAGGTTAGAACGGAAGATTACAGAGTTAGAAGCTAAGATGAATGAACCGTATGATGAAAATAATGCTTCATATCATGAGAAAATTATAAAAGACTATGGAACTGCCCAAGATCTGTATCAAAACAGAGGTGGATATACATATAAGGGGGAAATATCTAGAGTTCTTAAAGGATTGGGATTTACTGAAGGTGACTTTGATAAACTAATTTCAACTTTAAGTGGAGGGCAGAAAACTAGAGTCGCACTTTGTAAGCTATTACTTTTAAATCCTGATATATTATTGCTTGATGAGCCTACAAATCATTTGGATTTGGAAGCAATTGAATGGCTTGAAGAATATTTAAAAACCTATAAAGGAACTGTAATTGTAATTTCCCATGATAGATTTTTCTTGGATTCTGTAACAACAGGAACATTTCAGGTTATAAATGGTCATGTGAATTGTTATAATGCTCCATATACAAAATCTTTAGAACTTATGAAGAAAGATTATGAGGCTAAATTAAAAGCTTATAATTTACAACAGACGGAAATAAAAAGACAAGAAGCAATAATAGAAAAATTTAGGTCATTCAATAGAGAGAAAAGTATAAAAGCAGCTGAAAGTAGAGAAAAGGCACTTGATAAAATGGAAATTGTAGATGCTCCTGATAAAGAAAAAACCGCATCTAAGATTAAATTTGAGGCTTCCGTTAAAAGTGGATATGATGTGCTTCATGTGGAAAAGTTGGCTAAAAGCTATGGAGAAAAGAAATTATTCGATAATTTATCTTTTGATTTAAAAAGAGGAGAAAAGATTGCGTTAATAGGTGAAAATGGCCGGGGGAAAACCACACTTTTTAATATAATAATGGATAAAGTTAAAAGTGATTCAGGAGTTAAGGTTTTAGGAGTAAATGTTAATGTAGGATACTATGATCAGGAACAATCTAATCTTGATCCTAATAAGACAATATTAAATGAAGTATGGGATGACTTTCCAGAGTTAACTACAAGTGAACTTAGAGGATTTCTTGGATCATTTCTTTTTAGAGGCGATGATGTATTTAAAGAAATAAACAAGTTGAGCGGAGGAGAAAGATGTAGAATAAATCTCCTAAAATTAATGTTATCTAAATCAAACTTACTTCTATTAGATGAACCTACAAATCATTTGGATATTCCTTCGAGAGAGGCTCTTGAAGAAGCAATTTTAAGCTATGATGGTACATTAATTGTAATTTCCCATGATAGATATTTTTTAAATAAAGTAATTAATAGAATATTGGAATTAGAAGAGCATGGAGTCAATGAATATCTTGGAAATTACAGCTACTATACTGAAAAGAAGAAGAATCCACAGAGATTTGAAACATATGAGGGGCTAGCATCTGGAAAGACAAAAACTCAATTAAATGAAGAAAAGAAAAAGAAAAAGGCTCTAGAGAAAGAAGCTAAGGCTAAGCAAAATGAAATTAAGAATATAGAAACTAATATAACTCAAAATGAAGAAGCTCTTGAAAAGTTACAGGAGGAACTTTGTAAAGAAGAAGTTTATTCTAATCCATCTGAAAGTGAGAGAGTAAATAAGGAAATTAAGAATCTTCAAGAAACTATTGAAAAATTATATGAACAATGGGAAGAGCTTTCTAGTTAGTTTAATTTGAGATAGACTAACAAGTTATAAAGAGAAAACTGGGAGAAAGACTATTAACATTATAAATAAAGGCATGTTTTGTGTATGGTGCAAATGTGAACTTAATTACAGTTTATTAGGTTTCATAAACTATGACAATGCATGCCTTTTATCAGGAAATTATATGTGTATTATATGCACATATAGAGGATATTTTATATTTTAATTATTTTGATAGTCATACATAAAAATATGCATGAACATATTTTATAAAATATTAAGAACTACTAGTAATTTTTTTTAAGATATTTAGGTTAGAATGAAATTATAATAGAATTCAGATATAAAATTTTTAGATTGGAGATGGAATGTTTGGAAAAAGGAACTATTCTAATTGTGGATGATGAAAAGGAAATAAGAGATTTAGTTGATATATATCTTAAGAGTGATGGATTTAATACTATAAATGCATGTGATGGTTTGGAAGCTATTAATTTAGTTAGAGATAATGATATAGATTTAATTATATTAGATGTTATGATGCCTAACTTAAATGGAATAGAGACTTGTTTAAAGATTAGAGAGATTAAAGAAATGCCTATAATAATGTTATCTGCGAAAAGTGAAGATATTGACAAGATATTAGGACTTAATATGGGTGCAGATGATTATTTAACGAAACCATTCAATCCATTAGAGTTAGTTGCAAGAGTCAAGTCACAACTTAGAAGATTTCATATGTTTGGTAAGAACACAAATATGTTAGAAGTAGAAGAAGAAAATATAATACAAATAGAAGATCTTACAATAAAGTTAGAAACACATGAAGTATTGTTAGGCGATAATATAGTGAAACTCACTCCGACAGAATTTGATATATTATCATTGTTAGCTCAAAGCCGAGGTAAAGTATTTTCAATAGAAAATATTTATGAGAGTGTTTGGAATCAGGAATTCATGACTTCTGATAACACTGTTATGGTTCATATAAGAAAAATAAGAGAGAAAATAGAAGAAAATCCAAGAAATCCTCGATTTATAAAGACTGTTTGGGGGGTAGGATATAAAGTTGAGAAATAAAGATGTTGGAAGGCATAGAACTTTTAGCAATGACATTCCAAATTCAAAATTACTACAGTATACTGAAAAATTAATACGAAGTATAAAAAAGAGAATTGAGAAGAATATAAGATTTGAACTTATGATGGTTATAGGAATATGCTTTTTAGTAGCATTTATCTTCTATAGTTTTTCTAATAATCTTTTTAAGAGAGAGCATACTGAGCCGCAGATAAAATATGATTATGATTCTATTGAGAGGTCTGCAAATGATTTGGCTAAACAAATAGAGTCTCAAGAAAATTTGAAATTAGAAGATAAAGATAAGATTAATGATATTTTAGAAAATGTATCTGATGGAGAGGAAAGTTATATAACAGATTTAGATGGAAAGGTGTTATATAAAACTAAAAATGTTGCAGAGGAAAATATAGATATTTATAGTGCACTAAAAAGTGCAATGACAAATGTAAATAGTGAAAAGATTGGTGAACCAAGAGAAAAAAGTTATATAATGCCTCTAAAGATAGGAACTGATAGGGTGTATTTAATCTATTCAAAGATTCCAGAAGCAAGGATAACATACAATACAATTAGCACGTCAAATTCATCTTTAGCACTAATTCTTACAGTTATAGTTTTTATAGTTTTATTTGTTGTAATAACTAATAATAAGATGAAATATTTAGATGAGATTGCAGTCGGTCTTAAGATAATAGCAAGTGGTAACTTGAATTATAGGATAGAAGAAAAGGGAACAGATGAAATTAAAAATATAGCTTATAATATAAATCAAATGGCTAAAGAAATTGGAGAGAAAATTAGTGCTGAGAGAGATGCAGAAAAAACAAAAGCAGATTTGATAACGAATGTTTCTCATGATTTAAGGACGCCACTGACATCTGTGATGGGATACATAGGGCTTGTTATTCAAAACAGGTATAAAGATGAAAAAGAAATGGAGGAATACTTAAACATAGCATTCAATAAAGCTGAAAGATTAAAGCTACTAATTGATGATTTATTCGAGTATACTAAGCTAAATAACAGCGGAATAACACTAACAAAGACTAAAGTTAATCTAGCAGAATTTCTATCACAATTAATAGAAGAATTGACACCGTTACTCGATGAAAATAAATTAACGATATATAAAAAATTCGAATCTGAAAAAATCTCAGTTTCTATAGATACATTAAAGATGCTTAGAGTTTTTGAGAATATAATAACAAATGCAATAAAATATTCGTATAAACCAGGAGAAATATTAATAGGATTATACGAGAAGGATGGTAAAGCCATTGTAGTTTTTAGAAATAAAGGAGACCATTTATCAAAAGAAAAAAGTGAAAAATTATTTGATAGATTTTATAGACTAGATGAATCTAGAAATACTAATACAGGAGGATCAGGTCTTGGGTTAGCTATTTCTAAGAATATAGTAGAATTGCATGACGGCAAAATATGGGCTGAATCAGTAGGAAATAATATAAGTTTTTATGTACAACTAAACCTATAATTAATTACTAAATTATAGGTACTTTTTCTGTTGTAAATTAATATTTATATTAGAGAAGTATTTTTATGTGGAGGAAATATGCAAAACAAAAATCCTAACAGTCGTTTTGGAGTAGACATAAATGAATATACAACAAGTGTTCAGTTTAACGTATTGGCAACAAAAGTAGATTTTTTGTACTTGAGAGCGTCAGGATCTGCAACAGGAAGGTTTAGGGTTGATAGAAAGTTTGTAGATTATGCGAAGAATAGTAGGAATTATGGAATCCCAGTTGGAGC encodes the following:
- a CDS encoding 6-phosphofructokinase; the protein is MSNCIIAQSGGPTAVINSSVVGLLNANKELKTFEKVYGGLNGIEGILNRNIIDLSSVSENEIDNFRFTPSSGLGSCRYKLKDLDSCSEEYESLIEILREYDITSFFYVGGNDSMDTIAKLSRYAKQNDIGISFIGIPKTIDNDLKFTDHTPGFGSAAKFIGTTALETYLDASVYINNGIFILETMGRDTGWLAASACIAKLDGKPIADFIYLPEAAFDKIKFLNDVRQRFEEQNKVYIIVSEGIRDKDGRFISEFDCVSQDKFGHVQLGGVSEYLRRIILDAGFTTRVKALQLGVLQRCAMHCASDTDLTEAYNAGKMALQYASQGESGKMVSINRLSNEPYEVNYPLVNAEDVANNVKYFPIEWINKEGNFVTPEACSYFEPLIKDSPNLAFERNLPKYKVFNQ
- a CDS encoding manganese efflux pump MntP family protein, producing MNLYDIIIIGIALAMDAFGVTLGIGLNPRINRIHKIKFLLSFAFFQFLFTYVGGSLGYLFDTYITCIPSIAGGIIMAIVGILIIIDGFKEKETEILIKNTTCLILGISVSIDALVIGFTAFHEISYNLLLCVDSILIGLITLFTCTVGFFMCRYIKKIKFVTTYANFFGGIALIFFGFKMIFF
- a CDS encoding Fur family transcriptional regulator encodes the protein MEPKEILKNKGIKITKGRTEILSILKNSENSLSAEKIYQIYKSNNININLSTVYRTLELFEEKEIIEKITLNDGVFSYKLKGKTHRHHLECDICHKEVEIPCPMLQIQELVQNATGFTLTDHDLVMKGVCKDCKKKQ
- a CDS encoding D-alanine--D-alanine ligase translates to MKIGVIMGGISSEREISLQSGKSIIENINKEKYEVLPIVIDKKEDIINKSKGIDFALLALHGQFGEDGTVQSVLQTLGIPYSGCGPLSSAMCMDKDVSKSVLEANGIRTASWINLRKDDNIDFNKINELGYPVVVKPTHGGSSVATFIVKEDKEIENCVSEAFKWDSEVMIEKFIKGDEITCPVYNNKMLPVIAIKPKAEFFDFTSKYQDGGAEEIVVELEAELHKEVEKMALETYKALKCEVYSRVDMIVTEEGVPYILEINTLPGMTKNSLIPKSAAALNIGFSELIDMIIQDSLKISR
- the nth gene encoding endonuclease III; this encodes MKARTKKIVDILKETYPDAKCELNYETPLQLLIATILSAQTTDKKVNEVTKDLFKDYPDLDSLLTLTNEELEKRIKQIGLYRNKSKNLILMFNQLKEKFNGEVPKTMEEITSLAGAGRKTANVVLSNAFNVPSIAVDTHVFRVSNRLKLADSENVLEVEKQLQKELPKKEWTLMHHLLIFHGRRCCSARNPKCGECPIRDLCSYDNKTNR
- a CDS encoding lysophospholipid acyltransferase family protein, producing MLSPVAIKLIRMMPEGIIIKIAKKIVDNYIRKYANITVNGADNIDKVKKPRIFVCNHLSNSDGLVLSKMLKEKSDPHFVMGIKLSEDPITKLGTQIVKNIPIKPNSADKEAITRVVKTLKEGNDILIFPEGTRSRTGAMIEGKKGILLFARMAKAEIIPIGMSGTDKLLPISKSGDMGAEKWQHADVTINIGEKIVFPAKEKDEDKHEYDNKCMDILMRSIASLLPESYRGIYK
- a CDS encoding TetR/AcrR family transcriptional regulator, with translation MTLKNNNKSLTQNKKQLKEEELFLAAYDLFLKNGIEKTSIDDITKNAKVAKGTFYLYFSDKYDILNKLILQKSNEIIREGLAKTNAFGSKDFKERTLFFIDYIINYLKDNVSLLKLINKNISWGLYRKAIMKPEAYNDVKKVLDIFVKNLTKSGMNEEEAEMTLFMIFELVGSICFTTIILKEPTDIESIKPILFKKILAMISV
- a CDS encoding aminotransferase class V-fold PLP-dependent enzyme — encoded protein: MKIENKENIKDLFVGLDEKVCDSDGNCIDGINFDNAATTPPIKSSIEYIKQLSNTYASIGRGTGQKAEITTNLYKESKNFLLDFFNVKDKDKYVVIYVSNTTEGINKLAKTLTKTPDEIVLTSRMEHHSNDLPWRKRGNVDYIEVDQQGRLKLEELEEKLKKSNGKIKYVSLTGASNVTGYINHIHFIAKLVHKYGAKLIVDGAQLVPHTRVNISGDTDDDQIDFLVFSSHKIYSPFGIGVIIGLKEDFMDADPDYLGGGTVELVMDREVKFLTPPEKNEAGTPNFLGVMSLVNSLRVINTIGYDYIEKHERLLLEHTIEGLKKIPKIMNYGDTENISDRLGIATFNIEDMYHHDVADILAKKKGISVRHGWFCSHPYCRRLMNVSEDEAKEFLDNPDKKMLGMIRVSFALYNSIEEVDTFLNVLEDISLRKIK